A genomic stretch from Chryseobacterium sp. SNU WT5 includes:
- a CDS encoding DUF3347 domain-containing protein: MKIAVIGLLTLGALTVSACKENKEQTANTTMQHDMNGMKDGETMEGMSMNENMTVVEAKKSSANLDNLTSNYMQLTSALADDNAGEAASSGKDMVQSLAKIDQTSFSTEQKKEYADIVAEIKEHAEHIAENAGNIEHQREHLDLLSADFYDLVKDFGASKPVYKVFCPMYNDSKGAFWLSSSKDVKNPYYGKGMLTCGEVQEEIK, translated from the coding sequence ATGAAAATAGCAGTAATAGGTCTTTTGACCCTTGGCGCATTAACAGTAAGTGCCTGTAAAGAAAACAAAGAACAAACCGCTAATACCACCATGCAGCACGATATGAACGGCATGAAAGATGGCGAAACAATGGAGGGTATGTCCATGAATGAAAACATGACCGTTGTTGAAGCCAAAAAATCCTCCGCCAATCTGGATAATCTCACTTCAAACTATATGCAACTAACTTCAGCGCTCGCAGATGATAATGCTGGGGAGGCAGCTTCTTCCGGTAAAGATATGGTACAGTCGCTAGCGAAAATTGACCAAACCAGTTTTTCGACGGAGCAAAAAAAAGAATACGCAGATATCGTCGCTGAGATTAAAGAACATGCAGAACACATCGCGGAAAATGCTGGAAATATCGAACATCAAAGAGAACATCTGGATTTGTTAAGTGCAGATTTTTATGATTTGGTTAAAGATTTCGGCGCTTCAAAGCCGGTTTATAAAGTCTTCTGCCCAATGTATAATGACAGCAAAGGTGCTTTCTGGTTAAGTTCTTCTAAAGACGTTAAAAATCCTTATTACGGTAAAGGAATGCTTACCTGTGGGGAAGTGCAGGAGGAAATTAAGTAA